A window of Terriglobales bacterium genomic DNA:
CGATCAGTAACAATTGCTGTCGCCAGGGCCGAGGCACAATTGCAATTGCGTTTGCTAGGCATGCGGGCTACCGAATGACGCAGCACGCGAATTGCATTCTCCGCATTCTTCATCAACACGGCGATGATCTGCTCGGCGGTAACCGATTCATGAGCCGGATGCCAGCAATCGTAGTCTGTGACCATGGCCAGCGTGGCATAGCAAATCTCTGCTTCACGCGCCAGCTTGGCTTCCTGCAAGTTAGTCATGCCGATGACGTCCACGCCCCAACTGCGATACAGATTCGATTCTGCCTTAGTCGAAAACTGCGGGCCCTCGATGCACAGGTAGGTGCCACCCAGCTTTGCGTTTACCTCTGCTTCACTGCAGGCTGCATTCAGCACTCTCGAAACTTCCGGGCAAACCGGATCCGCGAACGCGATGTGCACCACCACTCCATCACCAAAGAAAGTCGACTTCCGCGCATACGTGCGGTCCACAAATTGATCGGGGATCACAAAATCCATCGGGCAGAGTTTTTCTTTCAGAGATCCCACTGCTGACGGAGACAGGATTCGCTCCACCCCCAGCATTTTGAATCCCATGATGTTTGCCCGGAAATTCAACTCACTGGGCAGAATGCGGTGTCCGCGCCCATGCCGCGCCAGAAATGCGACCCTCCTTCCTTCCAGCTTGCCCAGAATGTAGCCATCCGACGGCTCACCAAATGCTGTATCCAGCCTAACCTCGCGCACATCGCTGAGCCCAGGCATGCTGTACAGACCACTGCCGCCGATAATCCCAATCTCCGCTTCCGACAAAACTTACTCCTGAATGTGCGAATTCACTGAGAAACGTCGCGCTGGAACCCACGCGGAACAACCGGTGTTGCGGAACTTGCGATTATACAAAACGGCACGCAGGCTATATTCCCTTAGTGTTGTCCCACGGCCGCCCCATATGCCGCGTTCTTCAACGCCAGCGAATCGTCGAAGCCTTCCGTAATTAGCAGAATCGGGCCGCGCGCCTCCAGCTTGATCAGGCCATCGGCAGTTCGCCATGTATCTTTCGTTGTGACAACTCTCGCCGCTTCCATGTTGCCATCCGCATCATGCCTGCCTTTGATCACCGCTCCCTCTTCAATCTTACCCTCGACCTTGTATCTCTTCGGAATCGAAGCCGCATAGATTTTCCCGAAATTTTCCGCCGCCTCTGGAGACGCCCAGCGGGAGACATAGATCAGCGCAATGTTCTCCGGCTTCGTATCCGGAGCGCCTTTCTTCTTTGCCGCATAGTAATAGCCACCCCGCCAGTTACTCGCGACTACTTTGGAATCCTCCTCTGGAACTCCATACTGTTCCGCCATCACCTTGACGTCGAACTCCCCGATCGAGCCCACATCGTATTTCTCCCACTCCACTCCCAAAACCTGGTCGAAGTTAGGCAACTCCAGTGCTGGTGTCCGCTCACCTGCCAGGTACGTCTTGGGCTCCATGATCTGGCGAGTATCGAGCGGAGGATTCTTGAATACGCCCGCAAAGGCCTGCTCTTTTCCTCCTTTTGCCAACAGCTCGCGCTCAAAATCCAGCCCATAGGTGTAGGGAAAGACCAGCACCTCCTTCAAATAAAGCGGGGCCTTGGCAAAAATAGGAGATCCGGTGCCGTCCATCATGCCCGCTTCCATCGCCTGCACCAGCAGAGGCGCACTCAGAACCGACTGCCCGGCGGGCGCCAGCATGTAATTGAGCATGGCAACCATCGCCTGCCCTTCTACTGCAGCTTCCCGCGCCGCGATCTGCTCATCAGACTGGATCTCGGTTTGCATCTTGCTGCCAGCCTTGGAATTTTTCCCCATCCACTTCTCGATTCCAAAGTTCTGGTCCTGCAGGGCATGCGTAAGTTCATGGGCCATGACCGGCTTCTGAGATTCCGGCTCGACCCAGTCCAGCAGGTAAACCGTCTTGTCTTTGGAGTTGTAATAGCCCGCCACCTGCTCTTTCAGCAGCTCCAGCATGAATGGCTCCAGCTGGAAGTTGCGGGGTATCAATCCAAATTTTTTCAGCACTACCTCCGAACGTTTCAGCCTTTGCGCCTGCTCGTCTTCTGTGAACCGGTCGGAGACGAACTTGGCCACTTCCTCCCGGCTGGTGAACTTCCGCTTGATTTTGTGGTGCAGGCGTAGCCCGGTATCGCGGCTGTCGAATTGCACGATGGCTTCAATCGAGCGAAGCAGTTCGTCAGCTTCCGCATGGGTGATGTGGTGTTCAGGCCCAGCCGCCGACGTCTCTCCCGGCAAGGGGGCCTGGCTGTCAGGGGCCTGCTGATTCGTAAGTCCAACGTCTGACCTGCCTTGCGGCCCTGAAGGACCTGCTGTCTGCCCCGGGCTGGCGCCGCCAAACGCCAGTAGTATCAACAGTACAAGAACCAAGAGATTAGGGGGTACCGGCCCTAAGTCTGATCTACGAGGCTTCAATCGAACTCCCGAGGTTGTCTTAGGCATATACCGGATGCTCGCGGTTGTTGCCCTCTTCCTCTATGGATAACATTACCGCATAATCTACCGCTCAGCGGGGGGTGGGATCGTACTTGCCATGAAAGACGCAGACCAGAGGGACCAGGCTATTGAGTTCTTTCGCCAGGCCTACGCCCATCAGATGCAGGGCGAATACAAGGAAGCGATCGAACTTTATACCCGTTCCATCGAAGCATTTCCCACTGCCGAGGCTTACACCTTTCGCGGCTGGACCTACTCTCTGCTGGGAGACTATTCCACCGCCATCGCCGAGTGCATGGAAGCGATAAAGTTAGACCCGGAATTCGGTAACCCCTACAACGACATTGGGGCTTACATGATCGAACAGAAACGCCTCGATGAAGCTCTGCCTTGGCTGGAGAAAGCCACTCGCGCCCGCCGCTACGATGCCTATTGTTTTCCCTGGTACAACATGGGCCGCGTTTACGAGAAGAAGTACAACTGGGCGCAAGCCAAGAAGTGCTATCGGCGCGCCGTAGAAGAAAATCCGAAATACATGCCCGCCAAAGTCGCCCTCAAGCGCTTGCGCGTCATCTGGAATTGACGATATCTGATTGCTTGCCCAATACCACGTGGGAATGGACATCTCGTCCGCTCAGGCCGAGCGCAGCTCGGCACCATCAACCTTGCACTTACCCAATTGATTCACTCCCCCACCTTCTTCCTGATCCACTCCGCACACCCCTTTGTGCCCAGACTGCCCCCCACGTCCTGCGTCGTTTTCTTCTGCTGCACCGCCTCGAGCACTGCCGCTTCAATTTTCTTCGCCTCTGCCGCCAGCCCCAGGTGCGACAGCATCATTGCTCCAGTCAGGATCGCGCCCATCGGATTAGCGATATCTTTGCCCGCGATCGGCGGCGCCGACCCATGCACCGGCTCGAACATCGAAGTCCGGCCCGGATGGATATTCCCGCTCGCTGCCATGCCCAATCCTCCCTGCAACGCCGCCGCCAGGTCGGTAATAATGTCGCCGAACATATTGTTGGTCACGATCACGTCCAGTGACCTCGGTTCCCGCACCATCTGCAGGCACAACGCATCCACGTACATATGCTGGCGCTGAATCTCCGGAAATTCCTGCGCCACCTGCTTGAACACTCGCTGCCACAAACCTCCGGCGTAGGTCATGACATTCGATTTGTCCGCCATTAGTACTTTCTTCCGGCCGTTCACGCGCGCATATTCAAAGGCAAAACGAATCACCCGCTCCACTCCCTTGCGGGTATTCATGTCCTCCTGCGTCGCAACTTCATCCAGCGTATCGCGCTTGAAGGTTCCTCCCATATCCATGTACACACCTTCAGTATTCTCGCGGATCACAACAAAATCGACGTCGCTTGGAGTGGCATTCTTCAGCGGACACAGCGATTCATCCAGCAACTTTACCGGCCGCACATTCGCATAGAGGTCCATCTTGAACCGCATGCCGAGAAGGATCTCCTTGGCATGAACATTGCTGGGCACGCGCGGATCACCCAGGGCGCCCACAAAAATGGCATCAAATTCTCGTGCCAGCATGGTGAAGCCGTCAGCTGGAATGGTCGTGCCATCCTTCAGGTAGCGGTCGGCGCCCCAATCAAAATAGGTAAATTCCAGCGGCACCTCGGTAACATCCATCACGCTCACTGCCAGCGGAATCACTTCCTGCCCAATGCCATCCCCCGGAACAACCGCAATGCGCTTCTTCTCATTCACGCGGGAAAAGATATCAGATCAATCCACAAGCCAACGCTATTCGCCAACACGCCTGCTCTCCCACGCGGGCTATAATTAAGGGTTGCGATGACGACGCTGACTACGCCGCTGAACGAACATCTTCTCGCCGCTGGCGCCCGAAGGGGCGAATACCGCGGCGTCGAAACCGCACGCTCCTTTGGCAACCCGACACACGAGTTCGGAATTTTGCTTCGCGGCTGCGGCCTTTTCGATCTCGGCTGGCGCTCAAAAATCTCGATCACCGGTAAAGATCGCATCCGCTGGATGAACGGCATGGCCACCAATAACATCCGTGACCTGCCGGTGGATCAGGGCAATTACAACTTCTTGCTCAATGCTCAAGGCCGTATCCAAGGCGACCTTTATGTCTATAACTTCGGCGATCACCTGCTTGTGGACACCGAAGCCTGGCAGACCCCGACCATTCTGAAGCTGTTCAAGCACTACATCATCATGGATGCCGTCGAGGTTACGGACATCAGCGAAAAGCTCACCGCCTTGGGATTGCAGGGACCCCAATCGCGCGAGGTGCTTCACCGCCTGGGACTCAATGTCCCCGACGATCTTCGGCCACAGCATGTCCTGAAGCTGACCTGGCAAAATGTTGGCGTCTCCCTGATCCGCATGGCCGGCCATCTTGCAGACGGTTACGAAATCTGGCTGTCGCCCTCTGACGCAAGCCGTCTATGGGATGCCCTGTCTGCCGCCGGAGCGACTCCGGTTGGCACCGATGCGCTGGAAATCTTCCGCGTCACCGCTGGAATTCCGCGCTTCGGCCAGGACATTCGTGATCGCGACCTGCCCCAGGAAACGGGACAGATGCAAGCCCTCAATTTCTCGAAAGGTTGTTACCTCGGACAGGAGATCGTCGAACGCATCCGCTCTCGAGGCAATGTTCATCGCCAACTGACCGGATTACTGATCGAAGGTGAGCCCCCTGCTCCAGGAACCAAGCTGGTAGTAAACGGCAAAGACGTGGGAGAAATCACAACCGCTCTGAAGGTGCCTGCAGCCGGCGCTGAGAAAACATTGGCCTTGGGGTACATTCGGAAGGAAGCCGTCCGCCCGGATATCATCGTGCAAGTGAATGGATCGCAGGCGAAGCTTTTCAATCCGCCATTCCGGGAAGCACTATTGACCGGTTAATCAAGATCTGCCGTTTCTACAAATCAAAACTATCGGACCTTTGAGTATGCCACCCAAAAAAGAACAAGAGTTCACAGTTACTGATCGACGCCGTTTTGTTGAGGACGGTGAGGCTCAAACAAGTACTCCTAACGTCGAGAACGAGCCTGCCTCTCCCGGATCGCAGAGTCCCTTCCTCGCGCCCGAGACCGAAGCTGGACCCTCACCAGACGCCCAAGCTCCGCCTCCGCCTTCCGAAGCCGAGCAACAGGCTCAGCACCACGCATTTAAACAGTCCACTGCCAGCCTCGACGAGGAACTGAAATCCGCCACCGGTCGCCCGGCTCAGGATTTCGAGATGACCTTCGAGCGCTTTGTCGCTTCGCTTTACATGACCGCTCTCATGCAGATGGGCCTGCTGAAGGAGCCGGGTATGCAGC
This region includes:
- a CDS encoding DUF1844 domain-containing protein, which gives rise to MPPKKEQEFTVTDRRRFVEDGEAQTSTPNVENEPASPGSQSPFLAPETEAGPSPDAQAPPPPSEAEQQAQHHAFKQSTASLDEELKSATGRPAQDFEMTFERFVASLYMTALMQMGLLKEPGMQPPPVDLLGARQTVDTLVLLRDKTKGNLTPAEENMLKNSLYEAQMAYVEVTNALSRAAQAPPAGSSAFKK
- a CDS encoding folate-binding protein; this translates as MTTLTTPLNEHLLAAGARRGEYRGVETARSFGNPTHEFGILLRGCGLFDLGWRSKISITGKDRIRWMNGMATNNIRDLPVDQGNYNFLLNAQGRIQGDLYVYNFGDHLLVDTEAWQTPTILKLFKHYIIMDAVEVTDISEKLTALGLQGPQSREVLHRLGLNVPDDLRPQHVLKLTWQNVGVSLIRMAGHLADGYEIWLSPSDASRLWDALSAAGATPVGTDALEIFRVTAGIPRFGQDIRDRDLPQETGQMQALNFSKGCYLGQEIVERIRSRGNVHRQLTGLLIEGEPPAPGTKLVVNGKDVGEITTALKVPAAGAEKTLALGYIRKEAVRPDIIVQVNGSQAKLFNPPFREALLTG
- a CDS encoding 3-isopropylmalate dehydrogenase — encoded protein: MNEKKRIAVVPGDGIGQEVIPLAVSVMDVTEVPLEFTYFDWGADRYLKDGTTIPADGFTMLAREFDAIFVGALGDPRVPSNVHAKEILLGMRFKMDLYANVRPVKLLDESLCPLKNATPSDVDFVVIRENTEGVYMDMGGTFKRDTLDEVATQEDMNTRKGVERVIRFAFEYARVNGRKKVLMADKSNVMTYAGGLWQRVFKQVAQEFPEIQRQHMYVDALCLQMVREPRSLDVIVTNNMFGDIITDLAAALQGGLGMAASGNIHPGRTSMFEPVHGSAPPIAGKDIANPMGAILTGAMMLSHLGLAAEAKKIEAAVLEAVQQKKTTQDVGGSLGTKGCAEWIRKKVGE
- the mtnP gene encoding S-methyl-5'-thioadenosine phosphorylase codes for the protein MSEAEIGIIGGSGLYSMPGLSDVREVRLDTAFGEPSDGYILGKLEGRRVAFLARHGRGHRILPSELNFRANIMGFKMLGVERILSPSAVGSLKEKLCPMDFVIPDQFVDRTYARKSTFFGDGVVVHIAFADPVCPEVSRVLNAACSEAEVNAKLGGTYLCIEGPQFSTKAESNLYRSWGVDVIGMTNLQEAKLAREAEICYATLAMVTDYDCWHPAHESVTAEQIIAVLMKNAENAIRVLRHSVARMPSKRNCNCASALATAIVTDRAKIPPETLKRLEPIIGKYIAEGAVK
- a CDS encoding tetratricopeptide repeat protein; translation: MKDADQRDQAIEFFRQAYAHQMQGEYKEAIELYTRSIEAFPTAEAYTFRGWTYSLLGDYSTAIAECMEAIKLDPEFGNPYNDIGAYMIEQKRLDEALPWLEKATRARRYDAYCFPWYNMGRVYEKKYNWAQAKKCYRRAVEENPKYMPAKVALKRLRVIWN